In one window of Onychomys torridus chromosome 5, mOncTor1.1, whole genome shotgun sequence DNA:
- the LOC118583683 gene encoding zinc finger protein with KRAB and SCAN domains 3, whose protein sequence is MARESRESTTLDSHSAEDQMELLVIKVEQEEASPLAEEASWLGSPGPDRSRQRFRAFRYPEAAGPRQALSRLRELCRQWLRPDMHSKEQILELLVLEQFLTILPGELQAWVREQHPDSGEEVVALLEYLERQLDDTPPQVPDDDDGQELLCSKAVLLTSAQGSESSQMEPMEPLLKQESLGSLSSEVRVTQGGHCGEDGVTAPRLTSELQGLLKMEDVAPALSPRWTEQDSCQMNLYKDEMQENSGSLVSLDQEMQTKIRDLPPAEEYTEQKPEQTLCYLGEDTAQIPAGAEASEQEGKSQTTQKSATGNRRFYCRECGKSFAQSSGLSKHKRIHTGLKPYECEECGKAFIGSSALIIHQRVHTGEKPYECEECGKAFSHSSDLIKHQRTHTGEKPYECDDCGKTFTQSCSLLEHHRIHTGEKPYQCNMCPKAFRRSSHLLRHQRTHTGDKDFFVPEPYWESQSRVESHWENIETPVSYQCNECERSFSRITSLIEHQKVHTGEKPFECKTCGKGFTRPSYLIQHQRRHTGKKPSVTVTPAVHSEVGVQLSLN, encoded by the exons ATGGCTAGAGAATCAAGGGAAAGCACAACCCTGGACTCGCACTCTGCAGAGGACCAGATGGAGTTACTGGTCATAAAGGTGGAACAGGAAGAGGCCTCCCCCTTGGCAGAGGAGGCCAGCTGGCTGGGCAGCCCTGGGCCCGACCGCTCCCGCCAGCGCTTCCGCGCTTTCCGCTACCCAGAGGCCGCTGGGCCCCGGCAGGCGCTGAGCCGGCTCCGGGAGCTCTGCAGACAGTGGCTGCGGCCAGATATGCACAGCAAGGAGCAGATCCTGGAGCtgctggtgctggagcagttCCTGACCATCCTGCCAGGGGAGCTGCAGGCCTGGGTGCGCGAGCAGCACCCTGACAGCGGGGAGGAGGTGGTGGCGCTGCTGGAGTACTTGGAGAGGCAGCTGGACGACACGCCTCCACAG GTTCCAGATGATGACGATGGGCAGGAACTCCTTTGTTCCAAGGCAGTACTGTTGACGTCAGCTCAGGGCTCAGAAAGTAGCCAGATGGAACCCATGGAGCCTCTGCTTAAGCAGGAGTCTTTGGGATCCCTGTcctcagaagtcagag TCACCCAAGGGGGCCACTGCGGAGAAGATGGAGTGACAGCTCCCAGGCTCACTTCAGAGTTGCAG GGGTTGCTGAAAATGGAAGATGTAGCCCCAGCCCTTTCCCCCAGATGGACAGAGCAGGATTCATGTCAGATGAACCTCTACAAAGACGAAATGCAGGAGAACTCTGGCAGCTTGGTTTCCCTAG ATCAGGAGATGCAGACTAAAATTAGGGACTTGCCGCCAGCTGAGGAATACACAGAACAAAAGCCTGAGCAGACACTGTGCTACTTGGGTGAAGACACTGCTCAGATTCCTGCAGGTGCAGAAGCCAGTGAGCAGGAAGGCAAGTCACAGACAACACAGAAAAGTGCCACCGGAAATAGGCGGTTCTATTGCCGTGAATGTGGAAAGAGTTTTGCTCAGAGTTCAGGCctaagtaaacacaaaagaatcCACACTGGATtgaaaccctatgaatgtgaGGAGTGTGGCAAAGCCTTCATTGGAAGCTCAGCTCTCATCATTCATCAGAGAGTTCACACTGGCGAGAAGCCATAtgagtgtgaagaatgtggcaagGCCTTCAGTCACAGCTCAGATCTCATCAAGCACCAGAGAACCCACACTGGGGAAAAGCCCTATGAGTGTGACGACTGTGGGAAAACCTTCACCCAGAGCTGCAGCCTCCTTGAACATCAcagaattcacactggagagaagccatACCAGTGCAATATGTGTCCCAAAGCCTTTCGGCGTAGCTCACATCTCCTGAGACATCAGAGGACCCACACTGGGgataaagatttttttgttcCAGAACCCTACTGGGAAAGTCAGAGTAGGGTGGAAAGCCATTGGGAAAATATTGAAACTCCTGTATCTTATCAATGCAATGAGTGTGAGAGAAGTTTCAGTAGGATTACAAGCCTTATTGAACACCAGAAAGTACACACTGGTGAGAAACCTTTTGAGTGCAAAACATGTGGAAAAGGCTTCACCCGACCTTCATACCTTATTCAGCATCAGAGAAGACACACAGGGAAGAAACCTTCTGTCACAGTGACCCCTGCTGTACATTCCGAAGTTGGTGTTCAACTGTCGTTGAATTGA